A stretch of DNA from Paramisgurnus dabryanus chromosome 19, PD_genome_1.1, whole genome shotgun sequence:
TGTATGTGTGCGTTTGTATTTGACCTCTTGCAGGTGCTGTGTTTGGCGCAGCGGCTCAGAGGAACTCTGATAACACAGCTAGAAAATGCCACAAATAGAGCGTGATGATCCTTATCCAACTCCAGACCCAACACCCTGCGCTCACGACTACACCTgtaacacagacagacagacagacagacagatgtgtgtgtgagaaagaGGACCAAAGGGTCATGGTAATCTGACAGTCACAGACCATACTTGTGTGGTTTGATACTCACTGTGTGGGATTGAAGACATCGATGTCCTCCAGCAGTTTGGAGCTGTGTGTGCTGTTGGGTGAAGTGTTGATCAGAACCTTCAGTACACGGCCATCCTCTGAACCCAAGAATACGACTGTGCAGTTCTTATGAGGCCCAGCAGCAGTGTCCACAACAATCCGTGTTAGTTTATACCTGCACAATATGATACAAACACAATGAATCTCTTGTAGACAGCAGCGCTATTAGACATCATATAACACAAACACTATTTCAGAAGGTTAGCAGCAGTGTGTCATACCGGCTGGCAGTGCTGGTGATCAGTGGTTGGTTGTTGACTGAAAGCACAGACTCATCCATCAGTGGGTGTGTCTTAATAAACGACAGAACAGAGTCTGGAAACTGGACCGAGGAGGAGAACGAGGACGCAGAACCTTCACCTGGACATGAACCAGGACTgaaaacagaaacacaaacacatatgtgAAATGTGAACGTCACAAATATACAGCGTGATATCTTGTAAGATGATTACCCAGGACTAACTAcaggttaaaaacaacacattgtgAGAGGGGCTGACCGTGGTTTGGGGACGTGTTCCTCAGGTACTGACGTCCACACTGAATCACTGTTCTTCTGATCTTTAAACTTCCCATTAAAAACTCTCTCAATGTCATCCAAATAAAATCCACATACAGCTGAACCAGGAATGCTGGGAAACACAGACAGTatgaatgtttgtgtgtgtgtgtgtgtgtgtgtgtgtgtgtgtaatatttgtgtgagttttgtgtgtgtgtgtgtgtgtgtgtgtgatgtttgTGTgagtagtgtgtgtgtgtgtgtgtgtgtgtgtgtgtacctgttAATCTGTGTAGTGAAGAGTCCGAGCACAGCGGGCCGCTGGTTGATCTGTAGGACATTAGTAAGCGACTGCAAAACATCAAAGTAGAAGAAGGTTTCTCCAGGAACTGAGCAGTTCAATCGAGCCTTCAGAAATGATGTCCAGTAGCGATCCAACACACGTGTAGAGCCCCCGCTGTCATTCTTACACACGCGAGCCACACGCGAATACACCACCTACACAATGAGAGACAAAAGGCCTTTTCATATTTGAAATAGTTTACCTCGGGTCATTCAAAACCCATAACAAACAGAATCCTGTGTTATCTGTTTCACACTGTTCATCCTTTACCAGaggttaagagataaccctgaGTGTATAAATATAATGTTTCTCATTGTACATTACTTAACCcactgtaaatgtttacatttgcatATTTGTGATGTCATGATTGGATAAATACAGCAATGTTAAACTGACTGAATAAATACAGCTTGCAAATCGCTGTCCATAAATGATTTTTACTCCAGGTGTTTATAGTCACTATTTagcattattattacttttcCTTACATGTTAAAATGACTCCTTACACAGCATGTGAAGATTCTGTGACTGCACACAGCTCATGAAATGATGTACAAGCTCTTCagtttctgattggctgtctGCTGCTAAGCATCTACCCATAACACTCCATTCACACGGGGCTGTCAGCGTTAATGCTTCTCATTTACTttcaatgggtgacgtcatacGTTGCACGCAAATTGAATCGTGGATCCACATCACTGCAGTTGCTTGTGGCAGAAGTTAAAAAtgtctcaacttttcaagcacCTAAGGCATAAGCCAATCAGATTATTTGCCTTATGCAATAACCTGGTGTAGACGCTAGCCAATTACTAAAAAAGTATCAGGTACTACGCAGAGGCGCGGGAAGATATTTTCGGTAGGGGGTGCGGGGTTATAGAATAGAGTTATAGAATTCTAATGTTGTTCACAAGCTCTGTATTCTGCAGACCACTCTACCTATgtcttcttttaaaaaaatcactcgCCCCTCCCATCCATAAAGTAGCCAGCTGAGCTGACGGGGCATACAAACTATATAGCCTATTGCAACATAGTAGAGATTCTCTGCCCAGGACGTTATTTTCCGCTACTATCCTCGGGCCGGGCCGATATAAGCATATTTTGAATCATTACTTTATTACCCCAATTGGGGAGAAAGCTATGCCATAATTAGAAATATTATGACTATATTTAGGCCAAAGTAACAAATGTCtccaaaaagttacacaaattacaaattacaaaatgatttgtaaaagttacaaaatgcaACGCGAGTCAGGTGCGGAGTCTCCTCTGGCATGCATCACGCACCGGGCATGCTGTGCGGTATGGTGGAGCTTAAGTGCAACATGGAGTTTgaagatgtaaagaaaaaagaaaaacaggagaATTAACTTTGAGCAAGTTTGGAGGAAAGTCGGAGGTATTGAACCAGTTTATGTACACATATGCATTCTCACTGGTCCCAGTAGTACGCCTTTTTGTTGTCCTTTGgttaagtttttaatatttctaaaCTCTAACATAATAACTTTATTGACATTACTCGAGTTAAGGCGATTATAGTGGTCCTTTCAATTCACGGGTTTCATTTAATTCTATTTTACacgtaaatgtaatatttgtgtCTTTACGTTTTGTTTCACTTTGCCATGGCTCCTgcggtgtaaaaataagatatttttcgacTTTAAAATTCCAAAATCATGTCCTAAATTGTCGGAATATATTCCTAATGGATTCATTTGAATTTATAGacgtttaacattaaaatcgatgCATGGGAATAATTTAGATAATTCTTTTGAAATACCTTTTAAATGTCGCATGCATGTTCCTTATTGTACATATATAATTTAGTTCCTTTTACgtcgttttaataatttaattcaaCCGTTTACACTTTCATTCAATAAAGCACATGTTCTGTAACATTTACAAGTGCGTTAAACACCGCAAAACAATTtggctatatttttaaatatttttgaaaagatGACGAACTAGAAAATCGTTTACTGAACCTAGCTTAGCTTGGACGCATTTTTCCATCGgaatatgtttaaaatatcaaaatgggccaacatattttgattaaaatatattctaaaaccATGCTAAATTATTTTAAGAGTAGGAGACCTTCTAATATAGGCCAACCACACTCCACAGTTCATTCTTGTTCGTTTTATATGTGTTTCATTGTTGCATGCACTTTTTACGCATGCAAACTAAAATGCTATTTATATAGTGCGACCATTGTAAATCAATGCGAatcattgtaaaaatgtattagcaATACATACCTTAATAACTAGTCCTCGGGAATTTTGCGTTGTGTGattgaaaaaaatccaaaattctCTTTTGAGACATTGCGAAGCTGATAGATAAACTCATTCGGCGTTCAGTATGTCGCTGTGAGTGTGCGTGCTTGTGTGTTATGCTTATGCCTATTACAGCATATCGGCTGAATGCAATCACGTCGTCAAGACAGAATCTGATAGAATCTGGCTAatacacactgaaataaattaaatcattttaaaattactaaaGTTATCCCTCTCTTCATCACACACCCAACATGGCATACAAAATGTCTTTGTACAGAAACAAACCAAAATCAAGAGATATTTATGAGATATAATTTTAATGTCATCGCAGTTTTAAATctctgccaccagggggtgctgcagcacccccAGCACCCCCACTTCCCGCGCCCCTGGTACTACGTACCATACCCACTGGAAAAGACCCCAAaggtaagctgacccgacccaaccCATgtggtactatgcaatggaaaagcggcaTTATTGTGACAGATCTGgtgtctcatttataaaactgtgcataggatccttactaaaagtcaacgtttgcacaaaagccaaaaatgccatacggcaaaaaatatgAAGACttgtaaaacaaagcaatgttccctttataaatcacagatcacctgcaagtcAGATCCCACCATGTAAGTCCATTCTCTcattaaatttgttttttatagatcacaacctttgcgtgggaactgGTGTGTGCACGCTTTATTAATGAGACCCCTGAATGACTAAAATATCAGTCACCTTTCCTGCAGCCGTGTGCTCTACAGAGATCTCACGGAAGAAGAAATACACATAGTTGCCATATTCGACAGCGTGCAGGAAGTGAGGTTCTGTAGagacaaaacatttattctTAACATCAACAATGTCAATAATCAGATTTTCATAAATGTGCAGTGAGGGCGTTCATGCGGCACCTCTGAGCCATTTGGAGTCGTATTTGACTGTACGCAGGACAGGTTGCCCTTCTCCTCCTAAACTCCTGTAAATGACAGCATCACTCGCCTGGAAATCTGTCACTGTGGCCGAATAAAAATGACCACCTGAGGTACAGAGAACAACATGATCAATGAGGAAGATTATCTTATGAAACTGATTGGCTGGATTAGAAAACACTGCAGTAAGAGAATCACTGGAGACATTCTGAATAAACTGCTATTGTACTAGTTTAAAGGTTGTTTGACGGGTAAATAGATGACAAATGTGGTCTTACAAACTATGTTTTAAATGCTCCAATCATAAAATGTTTTGGACTCCTGTGCTGACAGCTCTTGTGAGCTCATACTTGAGCCTCTCACCTGCAAACAGTCCAACGTTTGACTGGCGAGACTCGAACGGACATCGTGCCTGACCCGACAGCTCCTGGCCAACCTGCTCCAGTGTACTCAACTAACCAGAAATCACACAAAAGACTTCTTATTAAGCACTTACTTATTAACTTTGTACAATCATATATCTGTGAATCGGAAATCAGTGAATAACATGTGTAAACCTAGACTGATAAAAGCTTTTATTGCTGACCTAACCCAGATTAAATATGATATGACTGTGACAGACTCTCACCCTGTAGTTTCGGCAGGTGGGGTTGAGCGCGTTGGTCCCACACGCAAACAGAGTCTCGTCATTACGAGGCACAAGAACTTTGATGTAATTATAACATTCATCctgaaaataataaatgatagAAATATAAGTTTAATGTCAAGCAGAGGAGACCCAATGGACTGAACAGTTAGAGAGACGCGAGTAACACAGTCAGTGGGATTGGACTGTGATCTTTCTGTGATCAGATGAAAGAGGATCGACTGATTAATACTTTTACAGAAACAGAAGACATCTTTTTCTACCTGCTATCTGCTGATTGAAACTTAACTTCTGAGACCAAATTCATAAAACAAATTCTTCTTTATATCCTAAAGTAGTGAATTTGTTGTATTTAGTGAAGGCTAGAACACAACATCAAAGCTGAAGAAATGAGTGCACTTAAAGTAATGAGAACTTCAGACTTTATTTCGCTGATGATTTGCATGAATCCGGCCCCTATTTAAGATCAGATGTGATGGAGGTGCTTACACTGTTTCTGCCTCTGACGGCACACTTGGACACATCTGTAGATCTCCACATGagtatctgaaaatacagatcACAGACtgtaaagggggtcgcacaccgaaCGAGAAGCTCCGTGCTGCATCGCGTCTaagacaactcggaggtatcgtacactagggctgtcaaaatggctgaacaagtacattcgaaattcgtccttgaaaaataataaaattcgaaTTTTATTCGAATTGTAAAGACCTACTTTATCTTGGAGAAAATACTCCTAAAAGCCCACAAGAGGGCGCAGCACAAAGCCccaataaaaacaaatcatgcacagcatattttttgttaaaacgaatgttataaacactactaatgaaatcaaaattaaccagtatagttgtgcacctgtaaatgtacaaaacgaatgccatacatagacaatgcatattaatatagggcattttatataagtagataaattaacgtgtttctaataaagtatgaaaacgaattaatctttatttaagccaaaataagtgggaaagatcatttgtcatttaaattttgtcaagcttaaacgctattcacaacaacttgtattatattttgtgtgttccttggttgaaaatatgtagaaatatatgcgagtaataaagtacacaacagaaatgtttaacttacgcGCAGAGCGAAGTcgttaataaagcagactctcTGTTATTAACATAGAGTACGTGCTGAAACAGTCGAgttggcagatgatcatcatgtttatatttcacgcagataatgttgatgaaaaacttgcatatcaaatgtccaggtgaaagtcaagtttccagtcagttattaaaataaagccaacgcggcgttacattgcaactctctcatatgcggtgtggactctgtagatgcacatatgggtttaatgttgctaaacaagcagcatTATGGCACTTTGGTGTTGAtcagttattttaaactttaaaactgcatttagaagCAGACGACAATAATTCATCTCAGTTAGTTTCACTTTGCGGTTGAATTCCAGTtgatgctccaaaaaccaaaggagcatcacacagcccttttaatatgtattctgtccgactcgtaatccccactgtcttttcttgctatttttcaaatgaataacgcTGGCTTGCTCCGCATAGTTGACTGAGCCGCTAACGCTCTGTATAACAATCCGCGTCAGTTACGTCATCATCACGTTGCGTGAGCTTCCTGACACAGGTCAAATTCGAATGCAAAGTTTTACGttcgaatatgcatatttttttttacattcgacgaatattcgaaattcgaattaaaatttgacagccctatcgtacacattaaatagcgcgagcttaaTCAGATAGCATCTatttcaaaatgctaaatatatgttagcagccaatgttaatcattaatgattttggataaatatgatgttatttaatgttaaactatgtggcgcgacagggatttgagcaacttcctgagtcattGCTGTTGGCACCGCTGTGTGTATACACATAGAAAACAATGCGCtcgatttttttagaacggtgcggcgctgagctgcgcgtccaGTGTGCAAACCCCTTAAGACTCAGTTTATGTGTATCGGTGTGTGAATCTGTCTGTGTTTCTCACCTGCTGTGGTAATATTTGATTTACTGCAGCAGTAAGattcacaacaaacacatggtcTCTAAAATAAAGAGAGAAAAGGACatattttattttcactttaaaatgtcatttcaGAATAGTTACACATTTGAGTCAACAGAACAAGAACAAAATATATTAGTGACTAAGAAAATCCTCCAGCTTTATGTGGACTGGAAAAACAATATCTTACAGACTCGTGTAAACTAACTGACTGTAAGTAATGACAGTAACCTGGCAGCGATGTACAACATCTGCTGGATTCTGATCATCAGCTGGTAGTCCAGGCCGAGACGCTTTGTGTCATTATCTGACATTAGACCCCGAAAACTTGGATACAGGTGAGAGTCTGtggaagaaaaaaatcttaatgtttaaatgttcaaaaaatataatcaaCTTATTGTTATCTATCTCAGTAAGATAAAGTAGAAGAGTTTTTTCTGTTGAAatcaatgatgacagaattcaATGATTAATCTTAAAGGCAATTCAAGTGTTAATCTGAATGGCTGGAATACAGTAAAAGTTAAATCAACAAAACTTTGTGTTCCCGTTTTCCAGCAGAAATGAATTAACTGGGAGCAGTTTTTCCACCAGACTAACTGGTGTCCAAAAACACTCAATCTGCTCTATTGAACATTGAATGGAAATATCAGTGAATAAAGAGAATAatcagtaaaaattattaaaatattaatacatccTAATTCTGACACTTgaatattattacaaaaatcacACATTTACTTGTGTAGCAGTGCCTCTATAAAAAGCTGGaaaaacagaataaagaaacaaaagtgaATTTCCTTCATTAGTGA
This window harbors:
- the sema6ca gene encoding semaphorin-6C, translating into MTGRTWDFSVVMEIIALACFLPVIACATPFPSDLQPISVVKLEDSHLYPSFRGLMSDNDTKRLGLDYQLMIRIQQMLYIAARDHVFVVNLTAAVNQILPQQILMWRSTDVSKCAVRGRNSDECYNYIKVLVPRNDETLFACGTNALNPTCRNYRLSTLEQVGQELSGQARCPFESRQSNVGLFAGGHFYSATVTDFQASDAVIYRSLGGEGQPVLRTVKYDSKWLREPHFLHAVEYGNYVYFFFREISVEHTAAGKVVYSRVARVCKNDSGGSTRVLDRYWTSFLKARLNCSVPGETFFYFDVLQSLTNVLQINQRPAVLGLFTTQINSIPGSAVCGFYLDDIERVFNGKFKDQKNSDSVWTSVPEEHVPKPRPGSCPGEGSASSFSSSVQFPDSVLSFIKTHPLMDESVLSVNNQPLITSTASRYKLTRIVVDTAAGPHKNCTVVFLGSEDGRVLKVLINTSPNSTHSSKLLEDIDVFNPTQCSRERRVLGLELDKDHHALFVAFSSCVIRVPLSRCAKHSTCKSHCISTHDPYCIWLRTGRCADVAPGFKAGFEQDIDGDNNLQLTDTCTEDVMSSADHNQNSAVDSASGVKQIPDAEGLISTHHFTLLAVCMLIAFVLGAFVSGLLLLCFCRSRRAQESEETLPHTLNSLAKINHLLDTKPDFTNSHIYSSTPACRQQTPKSHVTDEMPGQPVRNELLSTIPTPDSTPEFSIKSVKSINSQWERSHASTTTDVNVPLATHHQELTINYTSPTDGIFKHRDRISGGQDISVMTSSLLSGDVVSNPPVQIPLMQSTSYYSCLTPPDHTFKEIPQQQDDSREPMSRLSSQHHGLIRISNGVTTTRQHSFNKKGTNIYETQTPLITGSSCLIRQHSFSEPPHLQPTAVIRRAASLKPQIPPKPINIQTRARHLTSTASNNTHDKNNF